One window from the genome of Gemella haemolysans ATCC 10379 encodes:
- a CDS encoding ribitol-5-phosphate dehydrogenase, with product MINQIYQLIKPKFINVKYNEENINDGDKIIIRPNYMALCHADQRYYQGKRDPKVLAKKLPMALIHECAGIVIADPTGTYKVGQKVVMIPNQPPRQSDEEFYENYMPGTHFLSSGFDGFMREFVALPKDRVVAYDNVEDSVAAITEFISVGMHAMDRFLNNSHSRKERIAIIGDGSLAYVMANIINYTLPECEIIVIGRHWEKLELFSFAKERYITDEIPENLTFDHGVECCGGDGSGYAINDLIKYIKPQGSLVLMGVSEYKVNINTRDILEKGLTLIGSSRSGRIDFEKAIEMLSKKKFERRFKNIIELEQPVRNIKDIHRLFMIDLNTAFKTVFKWEI from the coding sequence ATGATAAATCAAATATATCAATTAATTAAACCGAAATTTATTAATGTAAAATACAACGAAGAGAACATAAACGATGGTGACAAAATCATCATTCGTCCAAACTACATGGCACTATGTCACGCAGACCAAAGATACTACCAAGGAAAAAGAGATCCTAAGGTACTAGCTAAAAAACTACCGATGGCACTTATTCATGAATGTGCAGGTATAGTAATTGCAGACCCTACAGGAACATATAAAGTAGGACAAAAGGTAGTAATGATACCTAACCAACCACCAAGACAAAGTGATGAAGAATTCTATGAAAACTATATGCCAGGAACACACTTCCTATCAAGTGGTTTCGATGGTTTTATGAGAGAGTTCGTAGCTTTACCTAAAGATAGAGTAGTAGCTTATGATAATGTGGAAGATTCTGTTGCGGCTATAACAGAGTTCATAAGTGTTGGAATGCACGCAATGGATAGATTCTTAAATAATTCACATAGTAGAAAAGAAAGAATAGCGATAATCGGTGATGGGAGCCTAGCTTATGTTATGGCGAACATAATAAACTACACTCTTCCGGAGTGTGAGATAATCGTAATAGGTCGTCACTGGGAGAAGTTAGAACTATTCAGTTTCGCAAAAGAAAGATACATTACTGATGAAATACCTGAAAACTTAACTTTCGATCACGGTGTAGAATGTTGTGGTGGTGATGGTAGTGGATATGCGATAAATGACCTAATCAAGTACATCAAACCACAAGGAAGCCTAGTACTAATGGGTGTTAGTGAATATAAGGTAAATATCAATACACGTGATATCTTAGAAAAAGGACTAACGCTAATAGGTTCATCACGTTCAGGTAGAATCGATTTTGAAAAAGCTATTGAGATGCTGAGTAAAAAGAAATTCGAAAGAAGATTCAAGAATATTATTGAACTTGAGCAACCTGTGAGAAATATTAAAGACATTCATAGGCTGTTTATGATTGATTTAAATACTGCATTTAAGACTGTTTTCAAATGGGAAATATAG
- a CDS encoding Kiwa anti-phage protein KwaB-like domain-containing protein, translated as MSIDKLKSVFENLTTCEAWSLQLLQIKTSKKNGTWYCGREITLSPKGTLKNFLTEISSIYCSSEGRLEEKFEDVREYDGSTLSNTIYKLNSNNELILTEYTELIKAIGDPDSELDPLKFSAKAYVLKGVVIIDGEELSIKLISMKNPITALKHKYMYANGTFKEISNKVISLRTFIDVVIIDDIIYMLTLDGEKLFNMERAYKSICAKQIINIIDSNIINDVEIFRKAASSGHNPRKFVSFNESHLNKLKDDVMRKKIGKKFKIPLDGDKFDMNQQGAADKLVKLLCDRGMIEPFDNNPIEVSGAKKWE; from the coding sequence ATGTCGATAGATAAACTAAAGAGTGTATTTGAAAATTTAACAACTTGTGAAGCTTGGTCGTTACAACTTCTACAAATAAAAACTTCAAAGAAAAATGGAACTTGGTATTGTGGTAGAGAGATTACTTTGTCTCCGAAAGGTACACTTAAAAATTTTCTAACTGAGATTTCTAGTATATATTGTTCTTCAGAAGGACGACTGGAAGAGAAGTTTGAAGATGTAAGAGAGTATGATGGATCTACTCTTTCTAATACAATATATAAGTTAAATAGTAATAATGAGTTAATTTTAACTGAATATACAGAACTAATTAAAGCAATCGGGGATCCAGATTCTGAGCTTGATCCGCTGAAATTTTCTGCCAAGGCTTATGTTCTTAAGGGTGTAGTTATCATTGATGGTGAGGAATTATCTATAAAATTGATTTCAATGAAAAATCCCATTACAGCATTAAAACACAAATATATGTATGCTAATGGTACGTTTAAAGAAATTTCTAACAAGGTTATATCGTTAAGAACATTTATTGATGTTGTGATTATAGATGACATTATTTATATGCTTACACTTGATGGAGAGAAGTTATTTAATATGGAAAGAGCATACAAATCTATTTGTGCAAAGCAAATTATTAATATTATAGATTCAAATATAATCAATGATGTTGAAATATTTAGAAAAGCTGCAAGTTCTGGTCATAACCCAAGAAAATTTGTTTCGTTTAATGAATCGCACTTGAATAAATTAAAAGATGATGTTATGAGAAAGAAAATTGGTAAAAAGTTTAAGATTCCTCTTGATGGAGATAAGTTTGATATGAATCAACAAGGTGCTGCGGATAAACTTGTTAAACTATTATGTGATAGAGGTATGATTGAGCCGTTTGATAACAATCCTATAGAAGTATCGGGAGCAAAAAAATGGGAATAG
- a CDS encoding beta-1,6-N-acetylglucosaminyltransferase codes for MKQAYLIIAHDKIEQLKFLVSLLDYEKHDFYILFDKKSKITKEEKKQIENSVQNSTIFFTKEIPIYWGDYSQVEAEMQLFSTAKNQQEYSMYHLLSGVDLPLDTAENIYNFFDKRKEYNFLTMVSDELFKRNRVYERVAFKTLFSHLSSRSLNRRLPKKVLNSYRKLEIGIQRKLKIDFFKKFDLELKYASNWCSLNNIAVEKLIENSSLIKNAFKSGKVQDELFVPTVLYNNGLLDSVYSLEPTNDQPTDFQGNLRYINWWDGSPYTWTDSEKDIEQLKYGKNHGHLFSRKFDLEKYPELKEKILEIIYEDKNK; via the coding sequence ATGAAACAAGCATATTTAATTATTGCACATGATAAAATAGAACAATTAAAGTTTTTAGTTTCTTTATTAGATTATGAAAAACATGATTTTTATATCTTGTTTGATAAGAAATCTAAAATTACTAAAGAAGAAAAAAAACAAATTGAAAATAGTGTGCAGAATTCTACGATATTTTTTACTAAAGAAATCCCTATCTATTGGGGAGATTATTCTCAAGTTGAAGCAGAAATGCAATTATTCTCAACTGCGAAGAATCAGCAAGAATATAGCATGTATCACTTGTTGTCTGGTGTTGATTTACCATTAGATACTGCAGAAAATATTTATAATTTTTTTGATAAGAGAAAAGAATATAATTTTCTAACTATGGTCTCTGATGAATTATTTAAACGAAATAGAGTATACGAGAGAGTAGCTTTTAAAACTTTGTTTTCTCATTTGTCGAGTCGAAGCCTTAATAGAAGATTGCCCAAAAAAGTATTAAATTCATACAGAAAACTAGAAATAGGTATTCAGAGAAAACTAAAGATTGATTTCTTTAAAAAATTTGATTTAGAATTAAAATATGCTTCAAACTGGTGTTCTTTGAATAATATAGCTGTAGAAAAACTTATAGAAAATAGTTCGTTAATTAAAAATGCTTTTAAATCTGGTAAAGTACAAGATGAGTTATTTGTTCCTACAGTTTTATATAATAATGGTTTGTTAGATAGTGTGTATTCTTTAGAACCGACAAACGATCAACCAACAGATTTTCAAGGGAACCTTCGTTATATAAATTGGTGGGACGGTAGTCCGTATACTTGGACAGATTCTGAAAAAGACATAGAACAACTTAAATATGGTAAAAATCACGGGCATTTATTTTCAAGAAAATTTGACTTAGAAAAGTATCCTGAATTGAAAGAAAAGATATTAGAAATAATATATGAGGATAAAAATAAATAG
- a CDS encoding oligosaccharide flippase family protein: protein MKVIKNYLYNLSYQILTIILPIITVPYVTRIFTSEDLGNYGFYNSIVSYFSLFAMLGIGIYGTKQIAAASDVNSTFWNIYAIQFVASLLALSVYLIAVFSISQMSTTISLILGVVLLTKMLDISWLFLGKEDFKKITLRNTVVKVTGVISIFTFIKSSEDLYLYVFLIVIFDFLGQFVMWIPAKQFLNRPTFNLEGIKKNMRPTILLFLPQVAISLYVVLDRTLLGLLGSYSDVGIYEQGQKLISILLTVVNSLGAVMLPRVANLLSERRDKEAQNMVKFSFILYNLIIFPMMFGLIAVNEVFVKLFLGQHFQDVKYVLYVIVFNIMFVGWTNILGFQVLVVRNKNKEYMLSTTIPAFVSVAVNIAVIPFFGYIGASITSVVVEILVFAIQWYYSRNIINKKLLFNKDLAKIILSSLVIFGAVMSCKMTLRLDGIIELAIYLAVGGISYLGMIFLLKTVNIKEMKAMLK from the coding sequence ATGAAAGTAATAAAAAATTATTTATATAATCTTTCGTATCAAATATTAACGATAATATTACCGATAATAACGGTCCCGTATGTTACGAGAATTTTTACAAGTGAAGATCTAGGGAACTACGGATTTTATAATTCTATAGTGAGTTATTTCTCATTATTTGCGATGTTAGGGATTGGTATATATGGTACGAAGCAAATAGCTGCTGCGAGTGATGTGAATAGTACATTTTGGAATATCTATGCAATTCAGTTTGTCGCAAGTTTGTTAGCGTTGTCTGTCTACTTAATAGCGGTATTCAGTATTTCACAAATGAGTACAACAATTTCATTAATCTTAGGAGTTGTGCTACTCACGAAGATGCTAGATATCTCATGGTTATTTTTAGGGAAAGAAGATTTTAAAAAAATTACACTGAGAAATACTGTAGTCAAAGTGACAGGAGTAATAAGTATCTTCACTTTTATTAAAAGTAGTGAGGATCTATATCTTTATGTATTCTTAATTGTAATCTTTGATTTCTTAGGACAATTTGTAATGTGGATACCTGCAAAGCAGTTTTTAAATCGACCAACTTTTAATTTAGAGGGTATAAAGAAAAACATGCGTCCTACTATACTGTTATTTTTACCACAGGTCGCAATATCACTTTATGTCGTATTAGACAGAACTTTACTTGGTTTACTAGGATCGTATTCAGATGTTGGAATCTATGAACAAGGACAAAAATTAATTAGTATACTTCTTACAGTAGTTAACTCATTGGGGGCTGTTATGTTGCCAAGAGTTGCGAATCTTCTTTCAGAAAGAAGAGATAAAGAAGCACAAAATATGGTAAAATTCTCATTCATTTTATACAATCTTATAATTTTCCCGATGATGTTTGGACTTATTGCGGTAAATGAAGTGTTTGTTAAATTATTCTTAGGACAACACTTCCAAGATGTTAAGTATGTTCTGTATGTTATCGTGTTTAACATTATGTTTGTAGGTTGGACGAATATTCTAGGTTTTCAAGTATTGGTGGTTAGAAATAAAAATAAGGAGTACATGCTATCGACGACGATTCCTGCCTTTGTCAGTGTAGCTGTTAATATTGCCGTTATTCCATTTTTCGGATATATTGGAGCGAGTATAACATCTGTAGTTGTTGAAATACTAGTATTCGCTATTCAGTGGTATTATAGCCGTAATATTATTAACAAGAAACTATTGTTTAATAAAGATTTAGCAAAAATCATATTGTCATCTCTTGTAATATTCGGAGCCGTGATGTCATGTAAAATGACATTAAGATTAGACGGAATTATCGAACTTGCAATTTACCTTGCAGTTGGTGGTATCAGTTATCTAGGAATGATATTCTTACTAAAAACTGTTAATATCAAAGAGATGAAGGCAATGCTTAAGTAG
- the glf gene encoding UDP-galactopyranose mutase, which yields MYDYLIVGAGLSGAIFAHEATKQGKKVKVIDKRDHIGGNIYCENVEGINVHKYGAHIFHTSNKEVWDYVNQFAEFNNYINSPVANYKGKLYNLPFNMNTFYGLWGTKTPAEVKAKIAEQTAHLQDSEPKNLEEQAIKLIGTDVYETLIKGYTEKQWGRSATELPPFIIKRLPVRFTFDNNYFNDRYQGIPIGGYNVIIENMLKGIEVELNVDFFENREELEASAKKVVFTGMIDQYFDYKHGELEYRSLRFEHEVLDEENYQGNAVVNYTEREVPYTRIIEHKHFEKGTQEKTVITREYSVDWKRGDEPYYPINDAKNNEMYQKYLEEAKGKDVIFCGRLADYKYYDMHVVIERVLNVVREELNK from the coding sequence ATGTACGATTATTTAATAGTAGGAGCTGGATTATCAGGTGCGATCTTTGCTCATGAAGCAACAAAACAAGGAAAAAAAGTAAAAGTAATAGATAAACGTGACCACATTGGTGGGAACATTTATTGTGAGAATGTTGAAGGAATCAACGTTCACAAATATGGTGCGCATATCTTCCATACTTCTAACAAAGAAGTTTGGGATTATGTGAATCAGTTTGCTGAGTTTAACAACTATATTAACTCACCAGTAGCAAACTACAAAGGTAAATTATACAATCTACCTTTCAACATGAATACTTTTTATGGATTGTGGGGTACTAAGACTCCTGCAGAAGTAAAAGCGAAAATCGCTGAACAAACAGCTCATCTGCAAGATAGTGAACCTAAAAACCTAGAAGAACAAGCTATCAAGCTTATTGGTACTGACGTATATGAAACTTTAATTAAAGGTTATACAGAAAAACAATGGGGACGTAGTGCTACAGAACTACCACCATTTATTATTAAACGTCTTCCAGTACGTTTCACATTCGATAATAACTACTTCAACGATAGATACCAAGGTATTCCAATCGGTGGATACAATGTTATTATCGAAAACATGTTAAAGGGAATTGAAGTAGAATTAAATGTAGACTTCTTCGAAAACCGTGAAGAGTTAGAAGCAAGTGCGAAGAAAGTAGTATTCACAGGAATGATCGATCAATACTTCGATTATAAACACGGAGAATTAGAATACAGAAGTCTTCGCTTCGAACATGAAGTACTAGATGAAGAAAACTACCAAGGTAATGCTGTAGTGAACTACACAGAACGTGAAGTTCCTTATACTCGTATTATCGAGCATAAACACTTCGAAAAAGGTACTCAAGAAAAAACAGTTATTACACGTGAGTACTCAGTAGATTGGAAACGTGGAGACGAACCATACTATCCAATTAATGATGCTAAAAATAATGAAATGTATCAAAAATATTTAGAAGAGGCAAAAGGTAAAGATGTTATCTTTTGTGGACGTCTTGCAGACTATAAATATTATGATATGCACGTAGTAATCGAAAGAGTTCTTAATGTAGTAAGAGAGGAATTAAATAAATAA
- a CDS encoding AAA family ATPase translates to MGKKNKVRLVALIEEVEKRKGNSLKEKKEDNFLKEEKEDNVLKKEKEDDFFKKEMENKESEREYKVINFLPDIKVEKIVEDDVHLQDSANKYRFRIVKKDIFQIPYTKEFKDLTVIVGENGTGKTMLINNLFRFGFRSSICLIYQKGNQILVNDPYHFKENIALEHEDEYKHDFLLLNSEKSWKIIKFSNANEYYNIDNSNSSYRIDSSKFENINNSLKLFDIKNKEDIRFWETINQVKFVHIFKDEIRKFVDYTKKGVTIDFEGERLPNSSNQLEYISDVDSLNIEERKKNLINDMLVAVYSILINYMIDIDYDNPKPQKYEHLLNFHLSMLENASKLQNASELENQSKISLQYKSIGVDKDKFLPYEYSIGGLRQDVPNIELGDRNSKFWIEVWHSIYIINLYFEYIRFNKGENDEYKSSIEGIIKRLKALIGREKVLPPSIEINDKLSKYLENINIFHKEIDNNDFEAWKDFWETVKTPCIRVAKAISYTSYFELKSYGYFVKLKLIPQKVMDRLRELGVHDDEIELLEDIGGLLSKLDEINMDFEILTSLIENISKLENINLNQFLEMKWGGLSSGELALLKTFSNLYSAKIALQSRKASGVNEENYLLLLDEVDLGLHPRWQRKWISTALPIIEKIFEGNHLQIIITTHSPIFLSDIFEENIIFLPEGREIYNYRTFGQNIYSLFKNAFFLNEDEFIGEYAYQKIQDTIEYLRFKIDGKLENLGDESLYSNLNEEDAKKIAKKIIDSIGEKIMSNQLYELFTRAFPAVNPEADDIKNQIRKLENKLRELGEEVN, encoded by the coding sequence ATGGGTAAAAAAAATAAAGTAAGATTAGTTGCTTTAATAGAAGAAGTAGAAAAAAGAAAAGGCAACTCTTTAAAAGAAAAAAAAGAGGATAACTTTTTAAAAGAGGAAAAAGAAGATAATGTTTTAAAAAAGGAAAAAGAAGATGACTTTTTTAAAAAAGAAATGGAAAACAAAGAGTCAGAAAGAGAATACAAAGTAATAAATTTCCTTCCAGATATTAAGGTAGAAAAAATTGTTGAAGATGATGTACATTTACAGGATAGTGCTAATAAGTACCGTTTTAGGATAGTGAAAAAGGATATTTTTCAAATTCCATATACTAAAGAATTTAAAGATTTAACTGTTATAGTTGGAGAGAATGGAACTGGAAAAACAATGTTAATCAATAATCTTTTTAGGTTTGGTTTTAGAAGTTCAATTTGTTTGATTTATCAGAAGGGAAATCAAATTTTAGTTAATGATCCTTATCATTTTAAAGAAAATATAGCACTAGAGCATGAGGATGAATATAAGCATGATTTTTTATTGTTAAATTCAGAGAAATCCTGGAAAATTATTAAGTTTTCAAATGCAAATGAATATTACAATATAGATAATTCTAATAGTTCTTATCGGATTGATTCATCTAAATTTGAGAATATAAATAATAGTTTAAAATTATTTGATATAAAAAATAAAGAAGATATTAGATTTTGGGAAACGATAAATCAAGTAAAATTTGTTCATATATTTAAGGATGAAATTAGAAAGTTTGTAGATTATACGAAAAAAGGAGTAACGATAGATTTTGAAGGGGAAAGACTGCCTAACAGCAGTAACCAACTAGAATATATATCTGATGTTGATAGCCTTAACATAGAAGAGCGCAAAAAAAATCTTATAAATGATATGTTAGTTGCTGTTTATTCTATTTTGATAAATTATATGATTGATATTGACTATGATAATCCTAAGCCTCAAAAATATGAGCATCTTTTAAATTTTCATCTTTCAATGCTAGAGAATGCATCAAAGTTACAGAATGCATCAGAGTTAGAGAATCAATCAAAAATTAGTTTACAATACAAATCAATTGGAGTCGATAAAGATAAATTTTTACCATATGAGTATAGTATAGGAGGATTACGACAGGATGTACCGAATATAGAGTTAGGAGATAGAAATAGTAAATTTTGGATAGAGGTATGGCATAGTATTTATATAATAAATCTATACTTTGAATATATAAGATTCAATAAGGGAGAAAATGATGAATATAAATCTAGTATAGAGGGTATTATAAAAAGATTAAAGGCATTAATAGGTAGGGAAAAAGTTTTACCACCGTCAATTGAAATTAATGATAAACTTTCTAAATATCTAGAAAATATCAATATATTTCATAAAGAAATTGATAATAATGACTTTGAAGCATGGAAGGATTTTTGGGAGACTGTAAAAACTCCATGTATTCGAGTAGCTAAAGCAATAAGTTATACTTCTTACTTTGAGTTAAAGAGTTATGGATATTTTGTAAAACTTAAATTAATTCCTCAAAAAGTAATGGATAGATTGAGAGAGCTTGGAGTACATGATGATGAAATTGAACTTTTAGAAGATATTGGAGGCTTATTGTCTAAACTAGACGAAATAAATATGGATTTTGAAATATTAACATCATTAATAGAAAATATCTCTAAGTTGGAAAATATTAATCTTAATCAATTTTTAGAAATGAAGTGGGGAGGATTGAGTTCGGGAGAATTAGCATTATTAAAGACTTTTTCTAACTTGTATTCAGCAAAAATAGCTTTACAGAGTAGAAAAGCATCAGGAGTAAATGAAGAAAATTACTTGCTACTTTTAGATGAAGTAGATCTTGGATTGCATCCTAGATGGCAAAGAAAGTGGATAAGTACAGCATTACCTATTATTGAAAAAATTTTTGAAGGAAATCATCTGCAAATTATAATTACAACACATTCACCAATTTTCTTATCGGATATTTTTGAAGAAAATATAATATTTCTTCCTGAAGGAAGGGAGATATATAATTATAGAACTTTTGGTCAAAATATATATTCACTTTTTAAAAATGCATTCTTTCTAAATGAAGATGAGTTTATAGGTGAATATGCTTACCAAAAAATTCAAGATACGATAGAATACTTAAGATTTAAAATTGATGGAAAATTAGAAAATCTTGGCGATGAAAGTTTATACTCTAATTTAAATGAGGAAGATGCTAAAAAAATAGCCAAAAAGATTATTGATTCTATAGGGGAGAAGATAATGTCTAACCAACTTTATGAATTATTTACTAGGGCTTTTCCCGCTGTTAATCCAGAGGCTGATGATATTAAAAATCAAATTAGAAAACTTGAAAACAAACTTCGTGAACTTGGGGAGGAAGTGAACTAA
- a CDS encoding IspD/TarI family cytidylyltransferase codes for MIYAGILAGGTGTRMGISNMPKQFLELGKKPILIHTIEKFLLEPEIEKIVVGVHEDWVSHAEDLVEQYVSAFADRIIITPGGVDRNTTIENIINRINEYKPLTDEDIIVTHDSVRPFITLRIIKDNICLAKESDAVDTVVEAVDTIVESTNGEYISSIPNRAHYYQGQTPQSFKCLDFLSLYNSLDKEEKQILTDACKIFVIKGKKVALAKGEYSNIKITTVTDLKIAKSMLEDE; via the coding sequence ATGATATACGCAGGAATATTAGCTGGTGGAACAGGAACTAGAATGGGGATAAGTAACATGCCAAAACAATTCCTAGAATTAGGTAAAAAGCCAATACTTATTCACACAATTGAGAAGTTCTTATTAGAGCCTGAAATCGAAAAAATCGTAGTCGGTGTTCATGAAGATTGGGTATCTCATGCTGAAGACTTAGTTGAACAATATGTTTCAGCGTTTGCTGATAGAATCATTATTACACCTGGTGGGGTTGATAGAAATACAACGATTGAAAACATCATTAATAGAATTAATGAATATAAACCTTTAACTGATGAAGATATTATCGTAACTCATGATTCAGTTCGACCATTTATTACACTTAGAATTATTAAAGACAACATATGTCTAGCTAAAGAAAGTGATGCAGTAGACACAGTAGTAGAAGCTGTAGATACAATTGTAGAAAGCACTAATGGAGAATATATCTCAAGCATTCCAAACAGAGCTCACTACTACCAAGGTCAAACACCTCAAAGTTTCAAATGTTTAGATTTCTTGAGTCTATATAACTCATTAGACAAAGAAGAAAAACAAATACTTACAGATGCATGTAAGATATTCGTTATAAAAGGGAAAAAAGTAGCACTAGCTAAGGGAGAATACTCAAATATCAAAATAACTACAGTAACTGACCTTAAGATAGCTAAGAGTATGCTAGAGGACGAATAA